The following are encoded in a window of Sminthopsis crassicaudata isolate SCR6 chromosome 5, ASM4859323v1, whole genome shotgun sequence genomic DNA:
- the LOC141542795 gene encoding olfactory receptor 6C75 yields MTKGEKIKMKNHTSVTEFILLGLTDDPQWQMVLFVFLLFMYILSVTGNLTIITLTFLDSHLQTPMYFFLRNFSFLEISFTSVCIPRFLATVVTGDKTISYNSCVAQLFFFIFLGVTEFYLLAAMSYDRYIAICKPLHYTTIMSSRVCILLVLSSWLAGFLIIFPPIILLLQLDFCASNVINHFICDSSPILQLSCSNTRFLELMAFVLAVVTLMVTLTLVILSYTYIIQTILKIPSASQRKKAFSTCSSHMIVVSLSYGSCIFMYIKPSARERVSLSKGVAVLNTSVAPMLNPFIYTLRNQQVKQAFKNMVQRIIFSSNK; encoded by the coding sequence atgaccaaaggagaaaaaataaaaatgaaaaaccataCATCAGTCACAGAGTTCATACTGCTGGGATTAACAGATGATCCACAGTGGCAAATGGtactttttgtcttccttctttttatgTACATATTAAGTGTGACTGGTAATCTGACCATTATCACTTTGACATTTCTGGACTCCCACTTGCAGACTCCCATGTACTTCTTCCTCCGAAATTTTTCCTTCTTAGAAATTTCCTTCACATCTGTATGTATTCCTAGATTTCTAGCTACTGTTGTGACAGGGGATAAGACCATCTCCTATAATAGTTGTGTGGCTCAGTtgttcttcttcattttcttgggGGTGACAGAATTTTACCTTCTTGCAGCCATGTCCTATGACCGCTATATTGCTATCTGCAAGCCATTGCATTACACAACCATTATGAGCAGTAGGGTTTGTATATTGCTTGTCCTTAGTTCTTGGCTGGCTGGGTTCTTGATAATCTTTCCACCCATCATCCTGCTACTACAATTGGATTTCTGTGCATCTAAtgttattaatcattttatttgtgaCTCTTCTCCTATACTGCAGTTGTCTTGCTCAAATACACGCTTCCTTGAGCTGATGGCATTTGTTTTAGCTGTGGTAACACTCATGGTCACCTTGACCCTAGTGATACTCTCTTATACTTACATCATTCAGACAATACTGAAAATCCCTTCTGCAAGTCAGAGGAAAAAGGCCTTTTCTACTTGTTCCTCCCATATGAttgttgtctctctctcttatgGGAGCTGCATTTTCATGTACATTAAACCCTCAGCTAGGGAAAGAGTGTCTTTGAGCAAAGGAGTTGCTGTGCTCAATACCTCAGTTGCCCCTATGTTGAATCCCTTCATTTACACTCTGAGGAATCAGCAAGTGAAACAAGCCTTCAAAAATATGGTTCAGagaattatcttttcttctaataagtaa